In the genome of Dermacentor andersoni chromosome 3, qqDerAnde1_hic_scaffold, whole genome shotgun sequence, one region contains:
- the LOC140216435 gene encoding defensin-like, whose product MKVLVIALIFTLVSGILATASLNEDKSEVAHLRVRRWGFGCPFNQRACHRHCRSIRRRAGYCGGRFKLTCICVRR is encoded by the exons ATGAAGGTGCTTGTGATCGCTCTAATCTTCACGCTGGTGTCTG GCATTCTCGCCACCGCTTCTCTCAATGAAGACAAAAGTGAAGTCGCCCACTTGAGAGTTC GACGATGGGGATTCGGCTGTCCGTTCAACCAGCGCGCGTGCCACCGCCACTGCCGCAGCATTCGGCGCCGGGCTGGTTATTGCGGCGGCAGGTTCAAGCTGACCTGCATCTGCGTGCGTCGCTAA